A portion of the Leifsonia sp. EB41 genome contains these proteins:
- a CDS encoding TetR/AcrR family transcriptional regulator has product MARPKKQDERRADLIEAALSAVGERGLRSLSLADVAAKAGLTRGAILYYYEDLDQLLVEAHRAGLERFCDHRDAVVAGIPEPQLQLAAAIREGLPSGPDDALMRLLYEFDVLAGTSTLHDELVERMYLRQLATYTGILERGAAAGVFAPALPVETLAMNLVALEDAYGLHIVAGNSLITVASAEAAMRAAATAFGAPTTLHSPRGT; this is encoded by the coding sequence ATGGCCCGGCCGAAGAAGCAGGATGAGCGTCGCGCCGACCTCATCGAGGCGGCGCTCAGCGCAGTCGGCGAACGCGGCCTCCGCTCGCTCTCGCTGGCCGACGTCGCGGCGAAGGCCGGGCTCACCCGCGGCGCGATCCTCTACTACTACGAGGACCTCGACCAGCTCCTGGTGGAGGCCCACCGCGCCGGCCTCGAACGGTTCTGCGACCACAGGGACGCGGTGGTCGCGGGCATCCCCGAGCCACAGCTCCAGCTCGCCGCCGCCATCCGGGAGGGCCTGCCGAGCGGCCCGGACGACGCCCTCATGCGCCTGCTCTACGAGTTCGACGTGCTCGCCGGCACCTCCACACTGCACGACGAACTGGTCGAGCGCATGTACCTGCGCCAGCTCGCGACCTACACCGGCATCCTGGAGCGCGGCGCCGCGGCGGGCGTGTTCGCGCCGGCGCTCCCCGTCGAGACGCTGGCCATGAACCTGGTCGCCCTGGAGGACGCCTACGGCCTCCACATCGTCGCGGGCAACAGCCTGATCACCGTCGCGAGCGCCGAGGCCGCCATGCGCGCCGCCGCCACCGCCTTCGGCGCCCCCACGACCCTCCACTCGCCGAGGGGCACGTAA
- a CDS encoding LacI family DNA-binding transcriptional regulator has translation MGRRPTINDVAEAAGVSAATVSKAVNGRYGVASHTAERVLRVVEELGYESSLVASSMRSRQTGVIGVLVADFEPFSAEVLKGVGAALADSHYDLLAYSGSRHGASEGWERRSLSRLSGTLIDGVIMVTPTVVNANADVPIVAVDPHTGRADLPTVESDSFGGARSAVDFLIGLGHRRIGFVAGRPDLRSAAARDAGYRRALAEAGIPFDPTIVGLGNYEQESAREAARRLLAAPERPSAIFAANDLSAIMVIEVAHELGLEVPRDLSVVGFDDIPEASRYSTPLTTIRQPMGRLGAAAAELVVALMAGEEPDPTHIRLPTRLIRRASTAPPA, from the coding sequence ATGGGACGACGTCCAACCATCAACGACGTGGCGGAAGCGGCCGGAGTGTCCGCTGCGACCGTGTCGAAAGCGGTCAACGGCCGCTACGGCGTCGCCTCGCACACCGCCGAGCGCGTGCTCCGGGTCGTGGAGGAGCTCGGCTACGAGTCGAGCCTGGTCGCGTCGAGCATGCGCTCGCGGCAGACCGGCGTGATCGGCGTGCTCGTGGCCGACTTCGAGCCCTTCAGCGCGGAGGTGCTGAAGGGCGTCGGGGCGGCGCTCGCGGACTCCCATTACGACCTCCTCGCCTACAGCGGATCGCGGCACGGCGCCTCGGAGGGCTGGGAACGGCGCTCGCTCAGCCGGCTGAGCGGCACGCTCATCGACGGCGTCATCATGGTGACGCCGACCGTGGTCAACGCGAACGCGGACGTCCCGATCGTGGCCGTCGACCCGCACACCGGCCGCGCCGACCTCCCGACCGTGGAGTCGGACAGCTTCGGCGGCGCGCGCAGTGCCGTGGACTTCCTGATCGGGCTCGGCCACCGCCGCATCGGCTTCGTCGCCGGCCGGCCGGACCTGCGCTCGGCGGCCGCGCGCGACGCGGGCTACCGTCGAGCGCTCGCGGAGGCCGGCATCCCGTTCGACCCGACGATCGTCGGGCTCGGCAACTACGAGCAGGAGAGCGCACGGGAGGCGGCCCGCCGCCTGCTCGCCGCGCCCGAGCGGCCCAGCGCGATCTTCGCCGCCAACGACCTGTCCGCGATCATGGTCATCGAAGTGGCCCACGAGCTCGGGCTGGAGGTGCCGCGCGACCTGTCGGTGGTCGGCTTCGACGACATCCCGGAGGCGTCGCGGTACTCCACCCCGCTGACGACGATTCGCCAGCCGATGGGACGGCTCGGGGCTGCGGCCGCCGAGCTGGTGGTGGCGCTGATGGCCGGCGAGGAGCCGGACCCGACCCACATCCGCCTGCCGACCCGCCTCATCCGCCGCGCCAGCACCGCCCCACCCGCCTAA